Below is a window of Desulfurellaceae bacterium DNA.
GCCTGAGCGGACTGTACGAGGTCGGCAAGAGCTTTGTGGTCGGCTCGGTGCTGCAACAGATCCAGCAAGAAAAAGAAGCCACCGGCTCGGCCGAGCCGCTGTGTTTCATCGTCGTCGATGAACTGAACCGCTACGCCCCACGCGACGGCTGGTCGCCGATCCGCGAGCGGCTGCTGGAAATTGCCGAGCGCGGGCGGTCGAGCGGCACAATCCTGATCGGCGCCCAGCAGACGGCATCCGAGGTCGAGCGCCGGATTGTGGCCAACCCCGCCTTTCGGATTGTCGGCCGGCTGGATGCGGCCGAGGCCGAGCGCGCCGAGTACGGTTTTCTGCCGCCAAGCCTGCGCCAACGGGCGGCCATTCTGACATCCGGGCGGATGATTGTCTCTCAGCCCGACATCCCGACCCCGGTCCCGATTCTGTTTCCGATGCCGGCCTGGGCGACCCGGGCCGAGGAGCAGAGACTGCCCAAGCCGAACCTGAAACTGGCCCGGGTCCGGGAAAGCGAATATTAGGGAGCATGAAGTTTCTGCATACCTCGGACTGGCACGTCGGCCGCACGATTCGCAATCGCTCGCGGATGGATGAGCACCGGGCCGTGTTTGCCGACATCGTCGATATTGCCAAACGCGAGCAGGTCGATGCCGTGCTGGTCACCGGCGATATCTTTCATGAAAAGCGCCCGCCGCTTGCCGCCGAGGAGCTGGTGGCCCGCACTCTGGCCCAATTCGCCGGCGAGAATATCGTGTCCGTTGTCATTCCCGGCAACCACGATGACGCCGCCCGCCTGCGCACCCTGAAACCGCTGGGTGACTTGCTCCACGCGTACATGGTGACAGACCTGAGTGCCGACCCGTCGGAGCTGATTGTCGCCGTTCCGCAGCGGACCGGAGGGGAGCGGGCGCTGGTGAGCTGTCTGCCCTACCTGCACCCCCACCAGGTTCTCACTGCGGCCGAAGGGGCCGACAGAAGCGAGAGCGAACGCCTGAGCGCCTACCAGAGCATGGTCCAGAGCTATCTGGAAGAATTGGAAAAAGAGACCCTGCGGATGGACCGCAATGCGGTATCCATCGTGCTGGCCCATGCTCATGTTTCGGGCACGGAGTTTGGCGGAGGAGAATGGCGCTCGAGTGTCTTTCCGATTGATCCCGGGATTTTGCCCGGCCGGGTGCACTATGTGGCCCTGGGGCATATGCATCAGCCTCAGCAGGTGCCCGGGACACGGGCGCAGGCACGCTATGCCGGCTCGATCCTGCAAATGGATTTTGGCGAGCGCGGCCAGCAAAAAAGCGTGTGTCTCATCGAGGTCCACCCGGGCAAACCCGCCGAAGTCTCGCTGATTGAGCTGACGACGGGCAAGGCCCTGCTGCGGCGGACGGGAACCGCCCAGGAAATCCTGTCGCAGGCGGACGAGTTCACCAATGCCTGGGTTGAAGTCGTCCTCAAGCCGGAAGGTCAAACGTCCGAGTTGATCGAACACATCCGGGCTCTGCCTGGCGTGGTGTCGCTGCGGTTCGAGGACGCGCAAGCGAGCGAGGCAGAAAACGGGCCGGTGCAAAACCCGAGTGAGCGTCCCGCAGCCGAGCTGTTCAGCGACTATTACAAGTCGAGCCGCAGCGCCGAGCCCGAGCCGCAGCTCGTGGCCCTGTTTGAACGACTGTACCGAGAGGTCAGTACCGCTCGGGACGAACCGTTATAAATCGCTATCTGCTCCCTCTCCCCTTGAGGGAGAGGGCTGGGGTGAGGGGGACGGAAGGCGATTTCATTCACCCTCCCCTCTTGGGTATGACTATGCGCCCCCAAAAGCTCAGCCTCAAAAATTTCATGCCCTTTCGGGTGACAGGCGATCAGGTCCACGAAGTGGACTTCTCGCAACTCGACCTGTTCTCCATTACCGGCCCGATGGCCAGCGGCAAGTCCGCGCTCATCGACGCCATGGTCTGGTGCCTGTATGGTCGCACCGCCCGCTACGGCGCGGATTCCAAAGGCGTGATCTCAGCCGGTGAGCAGACCTGTGAAGTCGTGCTGGACTTCAGCCTGGGAGAGCGCTGGTTTCGGGCTGTACGCCGCACGGGCAAGATGACGGAGTCGGGTCTCAGCGAACGTGAAGGCGAAGAGTGGATACAGGATACCTCCGGGTCGGCGCTGCTCACCAAACGCATCGAAGACATCCTGGGTCTCGACTTCGACAGCTTCACCAAGACGGTCATTCTGCCCCAGGGCCGCTACGCCGAGTTCCTGACCAGCGAGCCGAGCAAACGCCGCGAGTTGCTGGCAAAAATCCTCGAACTCGGCGTGTACGGGCGTGTGCGTGAGCAGGCCAGAGACGTTGCCAGGCAGGCCGAAACCCGGGCCGCAACCCTGCGCGAAACCCTGGCCCAATACGCCGGGCTGAGCCAGGAGCGTATTGCCCTTCAGAAGGAAGAGCTGGAGACACTCGTACAAGGCATTGAACAGGTCTCCCAGCAGGAGACCCTGTTACAAAGTGTGGCCCAACAGGTCGATCAGGTCGCCAGCCTGCGCAGTCGGCTTGCCGAGCTTCAGAGCGAAGTCCAGGCGCGCAGCCAAGAGAAGGAACAGGCGCAGACAAAGGCTGAGGAAGCCAGCGCCCAGGTCGCTGAGCTGGCGCAAGAATTGGCGCAAATCCGCCAGGAACGGGAAGCGCTGGGCTATGACGCAGCACGACACGAGGTCGTCGAACGGGCCACCGAGCATCTGACCGCCTGGATGATCGCTCAAACGGAAGCCGAGCGGAAAAAGACCGAACGGACCGCTGTCCAGAAAGAAGTTGATACCCTGATACAACAGGTCGCAGCCTCTACGCGGCAAGTCGAACAGGCACGGACTCAACAGCAGTCTCACTCTGCCACGTTTGAGCAGCTTGTTGCCGAAGCCGGCGACGTGACCACGCTCACAGAAAAGCTCGGGGCGGCAAGGCGCTGGAAAGAGCTGCAACAGGAACACCGCCAACTGGCCTCTCGGATAGAGGCGCTGCGCCAGGACCACACCGCGACCCAACACCGTCTGGATGACCTGAAACGAAAAGACGCGAGTCATGAACAGACCGTCCGAGCATTACAAGACAAACTCGAAGGAGCAAAAGAAGACGAACGGCAGAAGCGCCAGTTGATCGCTGAAGCCGAACGCTTGGGCCGAGAATGGCAAGAGGCGGCTGAGGCGGAAGAGCGCGCCAGGGATGAGCTTGAGACTGCCCGTACTGAACTGACCAGGACCGAAGGCGCCGCCCAGCAGGCTCGGCAGACGCTCGCTCAAGCCGAAGAGCAGGAGCAGGTGGCCCGCACCGCGCTTGAAGACAGCCAACGCCAGCACGAAGCCGCGCATCTCCAGGCTACGCTTCAGCTTGGTGACCCCTGCCCCGTGTGTCAGACAACCGTCAGCCGGCTCCCCGCTGCTCAAGAAGTCGGGGACGACCTGAAGATGCTTCAGACTCAAATGGAGCGGGCCGCACGGGTCGCTCGACAAAAACGCACGG
It encodes the following:
- a CDS encoding exonuclease SbcCD subunit D; amino-acid sequence: MKFLHTSDWHVGRTIRNRSRMDEHRAVFADIVDIAKREQVDAVLVTGDIFHEKRPPLAAEELVARTLAQFAGENIVSVVIPGNHDDAARLRTLKPLGDLLHAYMVTDLSADPSELIVAVPQRTGGERALVSCLPYLHPHQVLTAAEGADRSESERLSAYQSMVQSYLEELEKETLRMDRNAVSIVLAHAHVSGTEFGGGEWRSSVFPIDPGILPGRVHYVALGHMHQPQQVPGTRAQARYAGSILQMDFGERGQQKSVCLIEVHPGKPAEVSLIELTTGKALLRRTGTAQEILSQADEFTNAWVEVVLKPEGQTSELIEHIRALPGVVSLRFEDAQASEAENGPVQNPSERPAAELFSDYYKSSRSAEPEPQLVALFERLYREVSTARDEPL
- a CDS encoding SMC family ATPase encodes the protein MRPQKLSLKNFMPFRVTGDQVHEVDFSQLDLFSITGPMASGKSALIDAMVWCLYGRTARYGADSKGVISAGEQTCEVVLDFSLGERWFRAVRRTGKMTESGLSEREGEEWIQDTSGSALLTKRIEDILGLDFDSFTKTVILPQGRYAEFLTSEPSKRRELLAKILELGVYGRVREQARDVARQAETRAATLRETLAQYAGLSQERIALQKEELETLVQGIEQVSQQETLLQSVAQQVDQVASLRSRLAELQSEVQARSQEKEQAQTKAEEASAQVAELAQELAQIRQEREALGYDAARHEVVERATEHLTAWMIAQTEAERKKTERTAVQKEVDTLIQQVAASTRQVEQARTQQQSHSATFEQLVAEAGDVTTLTEKLGAARRWKELQQEHRQLASRIEALRQDHTATQHRLDDLKRKDASHEQTVRALQDKLEGAKEDERQKRQLIAEAERLGREWQEAAEAEERARDELETARTELTRTEGAAQQARQTLAQAEEQEQVARTALEDSQRQHEAAHLQATLQLGDPCPVCQTTVSRLPAAQEVGDDLKMLQTQMERAARVARQKRTEAQEANTTLATRRARREAAEQGLKERERLRQKAQNSFGSRFPDSASPSAVIQAIQIQQEELSLALRDMEAQSVSAEQEKARLSGQREETQHEAARLGGELRGTAERLEADTRELEVLGREIAAFLTPNGDPEQSVAQRRTAVMQAEQQLKEAEKALRQLESTLNSLNTSQVQKDGALNLLAAEYEGALLRAEREARTVRARLGLAEDAPLPHIEDVEDELKALSDKQTRHADLLRREENARARRERAEGQAKESHADLHARTRVLDEARGKQRQAQHGLEHEREKLREMIVQHQLTDAGEDGQNIRLQLETARGQRMSLREQRGRLEAEQAEAERRWQEKEQEEDKLRAAETEQRLASDLRKLLGAEFTDFLSRGAIHALMHDASRHLQGLTHGRYTFDIASRGRAINLQIVDHENQRLARPTHSLSGGETFLASLAIALALSQGFRAVATGRAAKTSTECLILDEGFGTLDREGVQMVTETLQELRGEEGRMVGIITHVEEVAAAMPMQIEVRKGSRSSAISVSS